A region of the Gemmatimonadota bacterium genome:
CCGGGCGTTGCCGCGTACCATGCGCAGGGCGTTGATCAGCCGGACGAGGAACCGGTATGCCCGGTCCAGCATGCCGCGCTCTTCGTCTGAAAGGAGTCCGGCCCGGTTGAGGGCTTCCATGGCCTCCAACGTGTTCGGTCCGCGGACGGAGTCGTTCCGGGCGCCGTAGAGGATCTGCAGGTCCTGCACGAAGTACTCGATGTCGATCAGGCCGCCGTAGCTGTATTTGACGTTAATGGCGCCGGTTTCGACCAGTTCGTCGTTCTGCCGCTCGCGAAGATGGGCCCACGACCTGCCGTCGACCGGGACTTCGTGGTATACAAAGGCGTCGCGGGCGGCCTCGACGTTACCACCCAGGAGCGGATCGCCCCCGATGGCGCGCAGCTTGATCAGTGCATGGCGCTCGTAGGGCAGGGCGCCGCCCTTTTCGTTGAAATACGCGTTGAACTTCTCCAGGGACGAGGCCAAGGCCCCTTTTTCGCCGTAGGGCCGGAGCCGCAGGTCGATCTCGAACAGGCCTTCTCTCCGGGATTCGATGGTGCTGCAGATCATGCGCACGAGCCGCTCGTAGTACTCCGAATTGAGCACGACGTGGGATCCGCTCGTACTGCCCTGTCCGGCGTAGACGAACATCAGTTCGATGTCCGAGGCCCAGCCCAGTTCCCGGCCGCCGCACTTTCCCAGCGCGCAGATACTGAAGACACAGGGCTCGCCGGAGGGCAGCGTGGGCTCGCCGTATTGCCGGCGCTGCTCCTGGTCGCAGATGTCGTACGCAGATTCGATAACCACCTCCGCCAGCGTGGTGAGTTCGCGGGAGAAGGCCTGGATGTCCTGCTTCTTCTCCAGGATCTGGCGCATGCTGATCCGGAGCATCTCCTTGTCCTTGTACCGGTTCAGCAACTCTTTACGGCGGGCGTAACTTCCGACCTTCGACAGCCGCGCGGCCAGTTCTCCTTCCATCTGCTCCCGCGACCTGACGATACCGACCACTTTGATGTCCTGCAGCACGGGGAACAGGTTCTTGTACTGCATCCTGAGAAAATCCTTCCACAGGAAATCGCTCGTGCCGAAGAGGGTTGCCATCGCGCTGATCACTTCCTGTTTCTCCAGCTGGTCGAACATCTCCTCCATCGCCCGTCCGGGCGGTACGTTAGCCAGGACCTGGTCGATCAAATGGTTGAAGTGTTCCAGGGCCTGGGCGGGATTCGGCGCCCGGGTCAGCAGATGGGTAAACTGCTTGATGAGCGTGATCACGAACCGCAGTTCATGGAGTTTCCTCGGATCGGTTATCTTTCCGCCGCGCCGGTCGGTCACCTCGAGCGTGTCCTGCACCTCGACCCCGGCGGCCGCGATATCGATCCTTCGGATGTTGATGTCGCGCAGTGCCAGGGCGGTCGAAAGGGCGTACAGGAACGCAGGGGTGTCCTGGCCCGTGATGTCCAGGCGGGTCGCCCCGGTCCCGTTGTCGTTGTCGATCGCCACGCGCACCGGGAACATGGAGGAACGCCCCGCGTCCTCCTCGTGACGAAGGTAGTCCACGACGCGCTCGTTGATCCTTCGCTGCAGCGCCCCCGCGCTGTTCATCCGCAGGCTGTGCATGGCATCCTTGATCTCCCGCGTAATGGCGGACCAGTCCGGAGGTGCCTCCGACGACGCGCGCACGCGGAAGACATCCACGATTTTCCGCTGCGTCCTCAGCGACGCCGAGGTGATGTCCGGCGGCGCGGCCGGCATACCCGGACGTATGCGGCGGCGCCGTCTCGGCCGCAATGACCGCTTGCGCCCTTCAACCGCAGGCGACGCGTCGGCGTAGGTGAACACGTCACCCCGCCTTATGCTCAGTCCATTAGACGCCATAAGGCCGGAAAGGATCGAGATTACCGACAGGTTGTCGAAAGCCACGACGGTAAGCCGCCACGTGGAGTCGTCCAGGGGCTCCACGTCGATCTCCGCAGCGCTGTCCGGACCCAGCCCGTTGATCATTTCGATGTGTCGCCGAACCACTCCGGGCTCGTATCGCTCGAAGTAGGCCGGCTCCAACCGGTCGAGATGATCCCTGATCAACGTATCCGGCAGATCGCTGCCCTTGAGATGCGCCGATAGTTCCGCGAAGGGTATCGTATTCGTCATGCCGAGGTTCCGGGCTTATGGTCAAGGGCACAAAACGCCTAACATACATAATATATCCAACCTTACCGTAAACACAACCACGGAACACATTTAGGTACACGCGCCCGGGCGTGCGCGTGCATGCGTGAGAGGGCGGGACAGGGCAGAACAAGGCGGGCAGTCGCAGCCAGGAGGGACCGGGAGCGACTAGGCCGGGCCGAGAGGGCGGAAGCAGGCGTGCGCGGGGGCGATATGGCACGGCCATGCGGGATCCGGTGAGACCTGGGTGTGAGCAGGCGACCAGGTGAGGCCGGGCGGGACCACTGATAAATTGGCGGAATGTCCACTTTTTTCTTGACAGTCCCACGAAAGGTTTTATTATTCGATGGCATATTTGACAAGCCAAACTTTTTATTGCGCTGGCAACACGATGGTTGCCATAACGAATCGGACAGTGAGATGGATGTCTGGAGAGAATTCGAGCACAACGAGATCACGCACAGTGGCGCGCACTACCTGATGACAGTTCAGCAGTTGATCGAAGAACAGGGATATGCGCGGGTTTCGGACGTGGCCCGGGAGATGCATATCACGCCCGGCAGCGCGTCGATCATGATCAAGTCGCTGCGGGAAAAGGGATACCTTGAAGAGGACAGGAACCGGTTTTTGCTGCTGTCGGACGATGGAAACCGACTGGCGCAGTCGGTATGGTCACACCGCCAGATCCTTATCGCCTTTCTCAAGGGCGTCCTGCATATCGACGCGGAACAGGCGGAAATCGACGCGTGCAAGATCGAGCACCTGATCAGCACGAAGACGGGGGAACGGTTGCTGCTCTTCCTGCAGTTCCTTCTGTCGGACGACCCCGACGGCAAGGCGTTCCTGAAGTCCTACTGGGATGCCAACGTGCTGTCGATCTGCGATTTCGAGTCCTGCGCGGTGTGCGAGGAAGTGGGCGAATGCCTGGTCATCCGATCGGAGTCGGCGTGAGGGAAGTGGAAGCATTCGGTGTCCTGGCGGCGGAACGCGTGCTGCCAGTAAATGAAAAGGGACTATCGCGACATGGCCCGGCAAGCCCGGCGATAGTCCCTGGCAGGACTTGTGTTACAGTCCCTGAGGGCGGTACGGACGTACGCGACCCTCTTACTCTATAATATACATTGGCCGCTCGAACGGGTCAATGCATAAGTCGAAAGGACTCCATTAGATGTACTGTCGTATACTGATCGCCGTGATCGGCCTGATAATCCTTCCCTACATGGCGTTCGCGCAGGACGACACGAAGGATGAATCCGAGGAAATCAAGCGGCGTATCGACGCGCTTGCCCAGGAGATTGAACAATTGAGACTGGGCGAAGCGCTGGTGGAGGCCGATCAGATGCGCTTCGGCTTCGGACCTGCTGCATCAAAGATCTACCGGACCGAACGCGGCGTGTCCATCGGCGGTTACGGCGAGGCTGTGTATTTCAATTACGCCGGCGAAAAAGACGACGGCTCGAGCGGCAAGGCGGACGTGACCGACCTGTTGCGCGCCATCGTGTACGTCGGATACAAATTCAACAGCAATTGGCTCCTCAACACCGAATTCGAATTCGAACACGGCTCGACGGGCGTGGGCGGCAGCGTCTCAGCCGAGTTCATCCACCTGGAATATACCCACAGTCCCGCCTTCAACATGCGCTTCGGCCTGTTGCTCGTTCCCATGGGACTGGTCAACGAACTGCACGAACCGACGGTCTACATGGGCGCGAACCGGCCGGACGTCGAGAAATCCATCATACCCAGTACGTGGCGGGAAAACGGGATGGGTATCTACGGCGACACGGGCAAATTCTCCTACAGGGCCTACATCGTCAACGGGCTCAGAGGCTCCAAGTTCTCGTCGGGTGGCCTGCGCGGCGGCCGGCAGAAAGGCGGCAGAGCGGTAAGCGACCATTTCGCGCTGGTTGGACGGGTGGACGTCACGCCGCAGCCCGGATTCCTCTTCGGCGGGTCATTCTACTATGGCAACTCGGGCCAGGATCTGGCACGGGAAAATACCAACGTCAAGGTCCCGACGGGCATCTACGAAGGCCATGTCGACATTCGCCATTCGGGACTGTGGCTGAGCGCCCTCGCCGCCTACGCGAAACTGGGTGACGTGGCGGCGTTGAACGATGCACTCGGCTATACCGATAACGGTTCCGTGGGTGAATCGTTGAATGGATTCTACGTCCAGGCCGGATACGACCTGTTGCACCGCTCCAGCTACGTCGGCCAGTCCTTCAT
Encoded here:
- a CDS encoding metal-dependent transcriptional regulator, with the protein product MDVWREFEHNEITHSGAHYLMTVQQLIEEQGYARVSDVAREMHITPGSASIMIKSLREKGYLEEDRNRFLLLSDDGNRLAQSVWSHRQILIAFLKGVLHIDAEQAEIDACKIEHLISTKTGERLLLFLQFLLSDDPDGKAFLKSYWDANVLSICDFESCAVCEEVGECLVIRSESA